GTCTCCATAGAATACATCGAGATGTTCGACTTGCAATAACATGGCAATCCTCCCTTACGCCGTTTCGCTCTGACCGAGATACGCATCGATCACTTGCTGGTTGGTTACGATTTCCTGCGGGGTGCCTTCCGCAATCTTTTGGCCGTAATTTAAAACGAGAATACGGTCACACACGCTCATAACCGCTTTCATGTCATGTTCGATATAAAGAATGGAAATTCCTTGCTCACTGCGAATCTGTTTCATCAATTCCATCGTCTTGGCCGTTTCGGAAGGAGTCAAGCCGCCGCAGATTTCATCAAGCAAGAGCAGATCTGGCTTGGTCGCCAACGCACGTGCAATTTCCAATCGTTTGAGATTTCCGATACTCAGTTGCCCGGCAGGCAAGTCGGCCAAATTCTCCATTCCGATAAACTCCAAAATACGCCGCGCTTCCTTTTCAGCCGCTTTTTTGCCAAACAGTTTATTTCGGCCATAAAACGCACCCACCATGACGTTTTCCACAACTGACAGTTCCCGGAACGGTTTGACCACCTGATTGGTACGGCAAACCCCCAGTTTGACTGCTCTGTCTGCGGAAATTCCCTGAATCTGCCTGTCTCGGTAGGTAATGGTGCCAGCAGATGGTTTTTGCGATCCGGCAATCATTGTAAAAAGAGTGGTTTTGCCTGCACCGTTTGGACCGATCAATCCCATGATCATCCCTTCCTGCATTTCAAAACCGACATCCTTAACTGCCGCCAAGCCTCCGAAATATTTCGACAATCCTTCCACTTTCAAAATGGACATGGACGGGCCTCCTTCCCCAACTCCATAATTGCGCTGTCTGTTTTAGTGATTTGACGGATTTGCTGCTACACTGTTCGAAGCGGCTGACGAGTTTGGCTTTTTGCGCAGCAGTCGGACGATTCGTTTGCCAAAACCGACCACCCCGCCGCCTTCAAACAGGATGATCAAGACGAGCAACACACCGTACATCAACATATTTAACTCTGGATAGGAAGCCATCAACTGGTCCTGAATGACGATAAACACGATCGCTCCAATAATTGGGCCCCAAAATGTTCCCAAACCGCCGATGACTGGCATCATCAGGATGGAAATCCCCTGCTGAAAGCTGAACACACCGTTTGGTTCGATAAACATTTGATAACGGGCATACAAAGCGCCGGCAATAGCGATAAAGACGGCCGCAATCAGATGGGCAGACACTTTCAGCCAAATGGTGTTGACGCCGAGCGCAATGGCTGCGTCTTCATTTTCCTTGATCGCTTTCAACCCAAGTCCGAATTTTGAATTCATAATCCAGCGAACCACAGCCAATATGATGACAAGCAGCACAAATGCGGAATAGTAGTGGGACTCTTTACCGAAAGCGGTCGGATCAAACACGGTAACTCCGGAAGCGCCACCCGGCGCAAACACAAGCATGAAGACCCGTACCGCTTCGCCAACCCCGATCGTGGCGATCGCAAAATACGGACCCCGCAGCCGCAACGTAGGGAACCCGATGATAACGGAAAACACTGCGGCCAGGATGATCGCCAACAAAATGCTGATAAACAGGGAATATCCCGCTTTCAATGCCAACGCAAGCGTATAGGCGCCCATTCCCCAAAACACGGAAAATCCGAAGGAAACTTGACCTGCTAATCCGCCCAAAATATTCCATGAGGAACTCAGCACAATATACAAAAACGTCATGATTCCCAAATGCAGGATGTACTCATTGACTTGAAATACCGGCAGCAAAGCCAAGATAACCAGAAGTACGACTGGCAAGATCAACTTCTTCATGCCGCTTTCCTCCTTCGCTGCAGCAGTCCGGTAATCCCGCCCGGCAAAAAGATCAGGATCACAACAAGCAGAGTGAACGAAATGGCTGGCTGCAGGCTGGCTTGAATAAACAACGCGCTGTAAGACTCAAATAACGCCAGAAGCAGTGCGCCGATTGCCACACCATAAAAACTTTCCAGTCCTCCCAGCACGATAATGACAAATGCTTTCAACAGGAAGGTACGGCCAAAATCAGGGTTAAAGGAATACATGGTCGACATCAGCGTACCGGCCAGTGCGGCAAACGCAATTCCGATTCCGAACGCCACCATGGAGATGCGTTCCACATCAATACCTGCCAAACGAGCTGAGTTCCGATTTTGGGTAATCGCCCGAATAGCCTTGCCCATATACGTTCTGCTGAGAAACAGTTGCAGAAAGATCAAAGCCAATATGCTGATGACAAATACGATTACGCGGATCAGCGAGACATGGGCACCTAAAATCTGAAACGTCGAGGTGGTGTACGCCGTCATGATGGATCGGTCATTCCCGCTCCAAATCAGATACGCAATATTTTGCAAGATCAGCCAGATTCCAAATAGCAACAAAAGTGACGGCAATGTCGGAACATCGGCCAATGGCACCCGACTGACAAAAACACGGTGGATGAACATCCCAAACAGGAAAAAGAGAGGTAAATTGATAACGAGCGACAAGATCGGATCGATCCCGAGCGTATGATACAACGTATAGGTCAGATAGGCGCCCAGCATGATAACACCGGCATGTGCCAGATTGATGATTTTCATAACGCCGTAGATCATAGTCAGACCGAAAGACATTGTCATGTACAGACCGGCCAGCAGGATGGAACTCACCAGCAGATCAAAAAAAGTATTCATGGAAACACCCCGCAGGTTTCAGTTTGTTAAAAACAATGGCAGGGGAGGATTTCGCTCTCCCCCGCCATTTCATAATGTGTCTGCAATTACGAATTGCGGTTGGTTATCTGTCACATTAGCGGGGAATCGGTGCGACTATATCACCCGTCTTAGAGTCTTTCGGGTAAACAATGTCGGTTTTACCGCCTTCTTTGTTCTGTGTCACCACATACGGGTAATGTGCTTGCCCTTCCGGACCGAACTTCAGTACCTGCCCCGGCATAATCGATTTATCCATCGTCAGGTTCGCCAGAGCGTCCCGAACTTTTTGTTTATCCACAGATCCTGCATTTTCGATCGCTTTTAACAGAGCCCGAGCCGCTTCATAGGAAATGGCCGCATACCATTCCGCAGTCATTTTCTTTCCTTGAGACTCGGTGAACGATTCAAAATCTTTCACAAACTGTTGCACTTGCGGATAGGGCAGGTTCTTATCCCACCAAACGCCGGCAAACACATAATCGGTCGCTTTGCCAAGCGCGTCTCTTGCGTCTTTATCAGGTCCTCTTGCACCATAGCTGACCATTTCATGCTTCAGGCCCATTTCGGTATATTGACGATGCATGAGAATGTAGTCCGGCAAGTGAGCGTCCACCAGGAAAATGGTGCCGTTCGCATTTTTCACTTTGGTGAGAAGAGAGCTGTAATCGCTTCCATAAAGTTCGAAACCTTCTGTCATTACAATTTGTGCGTACCCTGGGTTTTTATCTACCCACTGTTTGATGCCGTCCAAATATTCTTTTCCGTGGTCGGTATTCTCCCAAAGTACGACCAGTCTAGCAGGTTTTGTCAATTTCCCCGCATCCATTTGTTCTTTCAGTACATCCATCGAGGTGGTAGCCAATTCTTCCACAGGCGCCAACGTTCCGAACACGTATTTCATTCCCCGTTTGTAAATAGAAGAAGAAGCTCCGCCGCCATTCACATAGGGGATATGATACTTTTCAGGCACGACGGTTTGCGCCATTACGCCCGGAGTCGGATAACCGCCCAACATCGCGTCCACTTTATCGACCGTCGCAAGACGTTCAAACAGCGACACCGACTTGGTCTGATCCGTCTGGTCATCCTGTACGGTCAGTTCTACCGGCACTTTTTTGTTGTAATCTTTCAACATAATGCCGCCCTGATCGTTCACTTGTTTGACTGCCAATTCATAAGCCGCTTTGAAATAACCTCCAACCTTACTTTCCTTTCCTGTCAAGGGCAGAACCGCACCGATTTTTATTTTGTCTGGTGCTTGTCCGCTGGGACCGGAAGTCGCTTTACCGCCGCATCCAGTTAGAGATGCACCAAGCAGTGCAGCAGTCGCTGCAACGGAAACGATTTTTTTCCAGTTTTTCATGTTTTACCCCCTTTAGTCTCATGTGTACATCACCAACCCATAGCATATGTCGATTGTCGACACTTCTATTATGCTATGTAAAATAGAAAGTCGTCAATAGAATTGTAGTAAATATTTCAACTACATTCACGGTTCATTCAAAACTATAAAGTCGGAATTTATCGAATCTACCAACGAATACACACCTCTTTGGCAAATAAAAAAGGCTTCTGCCGTTTCAAGGAGAAGCCGTGCCCATTCTATGAAAGGAATGCTTTCTAAGCTGTAAAAAAACCCAGCCAGATGGCTGGGTTATCGCTTTGAAATCTGTTATGGCTGTACCGCTTCCGCCGCTTGCACGGGGTATACGGAAACTTTTTTCTTGTCGCGGCCCATCCGTTCGAATGCAACGCGACCTTCCACTTTCGCAAACAGTGTATCGTCCCCGCCAATGCCGACGTTCACACCCGGATAAATTTTGGTGCCGCGCTGGCGAACCAAAATGCTTCCCGCTGTAACCACCTGTCCGTCCTGACGCTTCACGCCAAGCCGTTTTGCGATCGAGTCACGACCGTTCTTGGAGCTACCTACCCCTTTTTTGGATGCAAACTGCTGCAAATTCAGTTTCAACATGGTATGCACCTCCCTTTCTGCTTATTTGCAATTGCTTTTCAATCGTTATCCACAACGCTTACGTGCTTGGGATATGATTCCGCAAGAGTACGCAAGCCGTACGCCATACTTTCCAGCAACAATTGAACTTGCTTTGCAAGCGAATCGTCTAATGGCGGAATCTTGCATTCCACCAAACCGTCCTTACTGACAGCAGGAATCGTGACATGCAAGAGAGTCTCGATGCTGTTTACACAGTTTTGCACCAATATGGATACGGCCGCGCATACAATATCATTGCCGTTCTCAGCAAACAACGAATGTCCTGCCGCGCGAAAAGAGTCAATGTGTCCCTGCCAATCCCGATGGATGTTGACCTGTATCATTAGGCGTTGATCTTTTCGATCTGCACTTTGGTATACGGTTGACGATGGCCTTGCTTTTTACGCGAGTTCTTTTTGGCTTTGTACTTGAACACGATAATTTTCTTCGCTTTGCCGTGCGTTACAACGGTAGCCGATACAGTTGCACCTGCCACTGTCGGAGTTCCAACTACGACGCCGTCTTCTTTGCCGACCAGCAGAACCTTGTCAAAGTTGACCGTTGCGCCTTCTTCTGCAGCCAGTTTTTCAATGAAGAGAACGTCGCCCTCTTGCACTTTGTACTGTTTGCCGCCTGTTTCAACGATTGCGTACATCTTACGCACCTCCTTATCACTCAGACTCGCTCGTAACAAGGCACCTGCCTGTATCCCAAGCTTTCAGCCTTGAAACAGCGCAGGATTTAGAAACCCGTACCATGCGGTTACAGTGAGCGCAGCGATGCACGCCTATCACTCACCGATCTATAGTAGCACAACCGCCGGTTTCGTGTCAATAAAAGCGGTGTTGTTGGGATGGCCTTCTGTCTGGCTGCCAGATCGACTCTTTAACCAGGGCAACTTCTTAAGCAGAATTTAATCCTCCGGCACCATACTGGACACGAGCAGGCACAATCATGAAACACAATAAGGAGGCACCCCTTTTAATGAAAAAGAAACCGTTCATCACCTGGTTTGTCCGGTTGGGAAGCGTCGCTCTGGCGGCAGTCATAGCAGGCAATCTGTCCGCACCCAATCCACAAGCAGCGAATGTCGAACAATCCCCCCTCTGATGGAGGTTCTTATACTGACAATCGTACAATAAATTCGGACTCGAATCAGCCAAATTCTTCATCGGACACTACGTCGTGATCCAATTCGATTCAGAAAAAAGGCCACTCGCACACAAGGACGCAAGCATCATGAGCGAACAAAGACTCTCTTTTCAGGCGATGAATACTCATATTGAAGTGCTGCTGGAAACCGAAAATCCGATTCGCTCACAACAAGAAATCGAGTTTGCATTGCGTCGGACACGCATGTTTTTTCACCAGATGGAAGCCATCTGCAGCCGGTTTCGGCCGGAGAGTGAGCTATCACGATTAAACCGGCATGCCGGTCAAACGATGGCCGTTTCATCGTTGTTGTTTGCCGTTTTACAAGCTGCTGCCAACGCTTTTCAGGAAACGGACGGGCTCTATCATCCAGGTCTGCTTCATCAATTGGAGTTGACCCGATATGACCGGTCCTTTGAACTGATTCTCGCACAAGGCGGTACAGACAACATAAATTCTGCCAACATTCATTCCGAAACTTCCGCCAA
The sequence above is a segment of the Effusibacillus dendaii genome. Coding sequences within it:
- a CDS encoding ABC transporter ATP-binding protein, which encodes MSILKVEGLSKYFGGLAAVKDVGFEMQEGMIMGLIGPNGAGKTTLFTMIAGSQKPSAGTITYRDRQIQGISADRAVKLGVCRTNQVVKPFRELSVVENVMVGAFYGRNKLFGKKAAEKEARRILEFIGMENLADLPAGQLSIGNLKRLEIARALATKPDLLLLDEICGGLTPSETAKTMELMKQIRSEQGISILYIEHDMKAVMSVCDRILVLNYGQKIAEGTPQEIVTNQQVIDAYLGQSETA
- a CDS encoding amino acid ABC transporter substrate-binding protein, which translates into the protein MKNWKKIVSVAATAALLGASLTGCGGKATSGPSGQAPDKIKIGAVLPLTGKESKVGGYFKAAYELAVKQVNDQGGIMLKDYNKKVPVELTVQDDQTDQTKSVSLFERLATVDKVDAMLGGYPTPGVMAQTVVPEKYHIPYVNGGGASSSIYKRGMKYVFGTLAPVEELATTSMDVLKEQMDAGKLTKPARLVVLWENTDHGKEYLDGIKQWVDKNPGYAQIVMTEGFELYGSDYSSLLTKVKNANGTIFLVDAHLPDYILMHRQYTEMGLKHEMVSYGARGPDKDARDALGKATDYVFAGVWWDKNLPYPQVQQFVKDFESFTESQGKKMTAEWYAAISYEAARALLKAIENAGSVDKQKVRDALANLTMDKSIMPGQVLKFGPEGQAHYPYVVTQNKEGGKTDIVYPKDSKTGDIVAPIPR
- the rpmA gene encoding 50S ribosomal protein L27 translates to MLKLNLQQFASKKGVGSSKNGRDSIAKRLGVKRQDGQVVTAGSILVRQRGTKIYPGVNVGIGGDDTLFAKVEGRVAFERMGRDKKKVSVYPVQAAEAVQP
- the rplU gene encoding 50S ribosomal protein L21, with protein sequence MYAIVETGGKQYKVQEGDVLFIEKLAAEEGATVNFDKVLLVGKEDGVVVGTPTVAGATVSATVVTHGKAKKIIVFKYKAKKNSRKKQGHRQPYTKVQIEKINA
- a CDS encoding ribosomal-processing cysteine protease Prp; amino-acid sequence: MIQVNIHRDWQGHIDSFRAAGHSLFAENGNDIVCAAVSILVQNCVNSIETLLHVTIPAVSKDGLVECKIPPLDDSLAKQVQLLLESMAYGLRTLAESYPKHVSVVDND
- a CDS encoding branched-chain amino acid ABC transporter permease; the encoded protein is MNTFFDLLVSSILLAGLYMTMSFGLTMIYGVMKIINLAHAGVIMLGAYLTYTLYHTLGIDPILSLVINLPLFFLFGMFIHRVFVSRVPLADVPTLPSLLLLFGIWLILQNIAYLIWSGNDRSIMTAYTTSTFQILGAHVSLIRVIVFVISILALIFLQLFLSRTYMGKAIRAITQNRNSARLAGIDVERISMVAFGIGIAFAALAGTLMSTMYSFNPDFGRTFLLKAFVIIVLGGLESFYGVAIGALLLALFESYSALFIQASLQPAISFTLLVVILIFLPGGITGLLQRRRKAA
- a CDS encoding branched-chain amino acid ABC transporter permease, which gives rise to MKKLILPVVLLVILALLPVFQVNEYILHLGIMTFLYIVLSSSWNILGGLAGQVSFGFSVFWGMGAYTLALALKAGYSLFISILLAIILAAVFSVIIGFPTLRLRGPYFAIATIGVGEAVRVFMLVFAPGGASGVTVFDPTAFGKESHYYSAFVLLVIILAVVRWIMNSKFGLGLKAIKENEDAAIALGVNTIWLKVSAHLIAAVFIAIAGALYARYQMFIEPNGVFSFQQGISILMMPVIGGLGTFWGPIIGAIVFIVIQDQLMASYPELNMLMYGVLLVLIILFEGGGVVGFGKRIVRLLRKKPNSSAASNSVAANPSNH